The Nicotiana tomentosiformis chromosome 9, ASM39032v3, whole genome shotgun sequence genome contains the following window.
atgaaatttttgtcttaagatccatttgagttgacttcggtcaacgttttaagcaaacggacccgaattcatattttgacggttccgatgggtccgtatcgtgatttgggacttgggcgtatgcccagaatcaaattcgaaagtccctatctcgagttatcgcactttgttgaaatttgaaagttaaagacttaatgattttgaaatgtttgaccaatgtcTGACTTTTTGGATAtagggttcgtattttggttctgaaacctggtataggtccaatactatatttatgacttgtctgtcaaatttgatgagaaacggagttggtttgacgtgattcagacgtccggttgtgaaaatagaagtttcaaaattttcttgaaaatttcatttgatttggagttcaattcgtagttctaggtgttattttggcgatttgatcacgcgagcaagttcgtatgatgattttagacttgtgtgcatgtttggtttggagtcccgagggctcggatgagtttcggataggctacagagtagtttggacttagaaaactcAGCTGGTTCTGCAATTTCTAGTAACTTgtgtctgatctcgcaattgcgagatcagtgttcgcatttgcgaacattccccaatcctgacaggctcgcatttgcgaagagtacctgggtcagcatgagttcgcatttgcgatcaagaggTCCCAATTACGGGGaggccagagttcgcatttgcgaacaatatttcgcatttgcgaagtggggctcgggcaggcttggtcgcatttgcgatcaatttgatcgcaaatgcggaagatcaatgttcgcatttgcgaacaagtcatcgcaaatgcgatgaaagtaGAGATGTAAaaggtcttcgcatttgcgatggattcTTTGCATTtgtggggttcgcaaatgcgacatctgcaactgatcaaaatgggacttagacgggattttagctcattctctcaaattctcaaaacaagacaccctagaggcgatttttcaaagattcttccccaaatcattggcaagtgattctaaactagtttctttcaatctttcactacattttctaagatttcaaccaaaaatcttgtattttcatggtggaaatttggggttttgggtagaattagggatttttataaaatggggattgagacctcaaattgaggtcggattccaaaacaaattacataaccgggctcgtgagtgaatgtgtgttcatattttgtgatttttattcaATTCCTAGATGTGGgtccggggagactttttggggcgattttctaatttcttactTTAGCTTTGACACTAaatagattaatttcttatagttgtatttatggtatgtaattgattctggctagatttgggccattcagagttagATATGCGTGAAAAAggtattgttaccgattgattgagcttggttcgaggtaagtggcttgcctaaacttgtgtgggagaaatccccttaggatttggtactgttgtgaaatgtgagcatcgtgtatgtgaggtgacgagtacgtacacgggctatttgttgtaaaacccgatttattttaccgagtagcaacctgttttttctttaatttgagttataccgtttaaatgagtattagtctattttcattcttaattgagctattccaatatgtgtagttatcatgtttagtctaatatcgcatgtctacgtgctttaactgcttatttgaactctgtgaagcatgcctagttgattttctggTTTTTCTTATTCTTTATCAATATTTAtcagtttgagctgtgtgtttaattttgagactatgaggcgattcctcgggagttctccctgcacatttacttttgagactgcgaggcggttcctcgagagttctccctgcacatttacttttgagactgcgaggcggtacctcgagagttctccctgcatatttacttttgagactacgagacggtacctcgggagttctccctgtataatTACTTTTTAAACTACAaagcggtacctcgagagttctccctgtatatttattttgggactacaagacggtatttcgggagatcccctgctgtttacccaTGTATGTTGTATTGTTGCCTTGCTgcgtttccttttgttaaattctagtctcttattatactgtatattctcctgccttatttattatttaccagtgggcctaacctgacctcgtcactactcgaccgaggttaggcttggcacttactgggtaccattgtggtgtactcatgctactcttctgcacatgttttcgtgtgcagatccagattcaTCATACCAGCCTCGCTATTAGTTGTGCATTTGCTGCTattccggagacttcaaggtacgtCTGCTCGCATCCGCAGACCTAGGAATCCCCCTCTATCCTCCCCTATGTCAAACACTTCCTGTattccttttattagactctggtatgtagagatgctattttccttctgtaacttgtgacttatgatgtttcgggttttgggaagactgtgtatttatagagtattggttattgtacatgccgggTGGCAttattactagttattcagttatccactccTGTTAgttaccaaattttattttcgttttgttattttccgcaatttattaggcttacctagtcgtagagcctaggtgccgtcacgacgttatatggagggagtttgggtcgtgacacaatgatgaatgatagatGAGCCTTCGAATGTTCGGGCTGTTCTTGGATCAAGTGGAAAAGTTAGGCAAGAATCTTAGGAAAAAGGTATTTGTTGTATGTTTGCAATAAAGCCAGATTCTCTATAGAAAGTTAATGTGTTTTTCTTACAAGTGAATATGTCATGTCCCCTATCcttgtgtctctttctatttatacgGAACATATACCTAAAAACCCTAATAATACAAGTACATAGAATATCCACTAAAATATTCTCTTTTGATATCTTATCCTAAAACTAGTCGTTATTCACTCTGTCTATGATGAGTGCTCGACCTCGGCCCTGATTTTCGCTCACTCCTCGACCTTGATCTTCAACAACTTCATCGGCTTTGCCCTTCACCTTTTAAGGGACCACTTCAACCTCCGGCAGACCTTTGTCGAAGTCGTACTAGTGACACGTGGCAGCCCATGAGGGCATTCTTAATGGCAATACGGTTTAATCATGTCAAAGGTAAGCTTTGGCCCATACAACACTTCAAAATTAGATTAGGTGTTCGACGCATTGTATATTGACGTCCTACATATATGAAGCaaaattatcttcaaaaatttgcaTTTGTATCTCCTATAAAGcgctttttgtaaatattttcgaTGCATGATGTACAATGGACGAGTCAAAGAGTCAAAATGCTACATAAGTTTATGTTGGTTTGTGCTTATATGTATACATTGTATCTATCTAAATAAATATAGCTAATCGTTTTTGTTCAACAATTAAGTTAATTTGaccttgtattttttattttaacactTCATGCATCTTATCACGCATatcttttaatattattttatattaatttaaAAGTTTGTAGTGATTAACATGGagtacacgtgcaacgcacgtgttCAAGAAACTAGtaagttaacaagccttagaccctagtgaTACGCTTTAAACCCATAAGGACCTAGGTccagagcggacaatatcactagcgggctAAGCTGTTACAACTATGTACCACATGTGCATTATAATAAAACTATTTAGCAATAAATATTAATAGATAAATATACATGGTAAAATTGTATTGTTATTCACACTTGAATCAATCAAGTCCAtaaggtttaattaattgaaatCTGTGGATCGGTGAATTGGCATTGGTGCTGTCAAACAAAATTTGTGTAAGCATTTGCCATTAACCAAATAACTCATTAGTTTTATAATATTTGGTTACGAGTAAAAGGATAAAGAAGGAAAATTTGATATATCTCAAACCTTTGTTCTGCAATAGTTTTCTTTAACAATTTTCTAAGCCCTAAAACTGGCACTTCATCCTCAAATAATTTCAATAAATGACTTCGTTGCTCCTTTATGATCCTACAATTGGATGTAATCCAACTTATCTTGCTAATATCTTATCAGCGTATAAAGCTAAAGCCTTAGATCACATTCTATTCGGCAAGATTTTCAAAGGCATACACATTTCAATAACAAATCATAAATCAAATTTGCACATAAATATAATCAAATTAAAATCCAAAAGTAAAGGAACAAAAATCAATCAAAAAATTTGTCGCTCAATAGCTACCAAGCATTTTTTTGAAACTTGGCAGTGCAACAGTCTAAATTCTAACTCCaaataaaaatattaatcaataataaactgGTGCAATATCATAAAGGTCTTGTGggtaaaagaaaaatcaaatttatcAGGGATAACCAGTGATGCTTGCAGATGCGGACCTATGTTTAACCTTAAGGGATCATCGGATCCCGTAAACTTTGGCAAAAATCTTATATATACGTATGTGTATACTTTGAAAATGGTTAATTTAAATTACTAGTCACCTTGAACACTAAAGGCCTTTAGAAAGTACTGATTGAGCAAAACAATGATGCCCCCGGCGCATCAAAATTCTGGGTCCGCCTCTGAATGCTGGTAGGTAGTAGAAAAGATTATTGTGTACATTATTATTTGCACATATGGCAAAAGGGAGGAATATAGACCATGAAGTCGTTATGTTAGTGGGTACAGAGGATTTGGAGTTATATAAACTTAGGAGACAAAGTCTAACTCAATTCTAAAAGTTAACTTATGAAGTGAGGATTGCCTAAAACAATATAACTAGATAAATTGCCCCCACCCAACCGATGTGCGACTCTAACAATGAATTTCACAAAAACCAAAATGGGTTTCTTCTTAATCTTTCCACCAtcaattttgtttttcaaaaaataCTTAAAAGCTAATTGATGAAAAGCAAGGCATATCTGCTCGACATTCATCTATCTAATCACCGAGAAAAGAAAGGAACACTCAAAAGTTAAAAGCCTATATTAAGTTTTGGAAATGGTCATCTGTGCGTAACAGCTACTGGTGTCATCACCCTGCAAAGAGGTGGAACCAACCAAGACTGAACACTAGCCCCATTTTGTAGACGGGTTGGGACCGGCCTTCTATCCCGGTGAACAATGTTCCACTGATTAGGCGGGGACAGGATTCGAACCTGCAATCTTCAGGTGAACCTACCAGCTATGTTCATTTATAAGTaacttattataaaaattaatcaatttataaaatattattaatattagtcaaatattaccaatattagccaattagctatttgtaatCAAAATAGGTTAATGTTTTGCTCtcttttgagtgggtgttattagaatagaatGGGTACATTTTAAGGAGTTTGAATATCAGTTTTGGAATAATTTGAtgaagttttgaggtggtttgaattgaaaattcgaaataGGAGAtgaacataaaaaaaaatatgtatattacaCTATGTATCATTTATGTATCACATATgcatcatatttgtatcaaatatgtatcacatgtatatcttTGTGTgtgatacatgcgtgatacatgtttgatacatgtatcgcataagtattttttttaactcgattttaactacaaattttgttaccaaatcagtccaaatcgcCTCCAagcttcctcaaattttgtatattgactcatctatatgttttcaatgaatttcaactatacccatggAAAAAGAtccttttttgcttagatttttgaaatcttgtatatatttttttttgtattttattgtttgctacctcatccatgaatTTCCTTTCCATCTTGCATTTAATGTCGctgatcacgcttaaaaatatggaaggagatatTTGCGTGTGATTCTCgaagagaaagaaccttatttatttagatttttaatttttatatgtgcttggctaattttgataagtctacGATTAATAACTAGTGATTGGTAAATTAgaacttatttgggacatttatATAAAATCCCTTTATTTTTTCAAGTATGAACAATAAGCCGCGATCATGAAAAAATTAAAGGAACAGTTCTTTATAGATCTCTGTCCACTTAATTGTAAAAATTGTTATTCAGCAGACTGAAAGCTGAGGCATTGATCGATAAATCACTTTTTAAGTGTAAAATGGCAAACTTGTCGAGCAGTCTATCCTTTGCATTATTGGCCCTTTTTTAACCGTAACGTCGTCGTGACTCGTGAGCACAACATATTGAAAAGCACAGCATATTGGAGGCTATTGTTTAAAAATTACTTATCTCCCATTTCATTTTATTTGAACTTGTTTGATTCAGCACAGAGTTTaacggaaaaaaaaaaaagactgcTAGTACTGCTAGTAAAACTTATGTTCTTAAACAAGTCATGAGATTTATGTGGTGATTAAATCAcagattaaaaaagaaaagagtCACATAAGATGGAAAAGAGGAAGTGTATCTTTTTCGATTATGGTTTTGCAGactctttgtttctttttttgCATCACATTGCAAAGGAGGATTTTTCATGGGCAGATAACATATAGGAGAATGTGTTGGCCAACGTTTAAAAATTGCTATTTTTCCAATTTTCTTGTATAATTAATGCAGATTGTGTTGGCTAACCTTTAAAAATTGCATCTTTTCAGATTTATCTTATATGCTTACTGCATATTCTCCTATTTCATTAGAGTACTGCAGGTTAAACCACCAAGAAATATTTCCTTCAACTATGAATGTTATTAAAGTTTCTGactctctccaaaatctcaactATGAATGTTATTAAAGTTTCTGACTCTCTCCAAAATCTCAGAGCACAcagtaaaatgatacaaaaatGAAATACTTGCACAGCTATCAAAGCAAAGAATACTAACTCAATTTGAGAAGACCAAGATTGACGACAGAATGTGCAGTTAGCCTCTGAAACTGTAAAATCTCGAAGTAGTAGGAAGTTAGTGGCTCTTATCATGCCATCTATCTATTCAAAGCTCCAATAATCTAACAACATCAAAGTTTGAAAGCCCGAGTAGATCATAATTTCAGCTGCTTTTTACGTTTTTTCGCCATTCCATTTGAAGACTCCTCTAGTTTCTGGCAAAAACCACATTCAGGACTAACATGGAAGGCAAAAGATAAACGATAGAAGATATGTATACTGATAGAATACCTTGTGCTGTTTCTCCTTCTTcaacttcttcttcctcttcttgttTTTCTTACTTTTCTTTGAGAcggatatttttatattttcttcttcttcagcaGATCCCTGAAAAAGATTGTGCCAACTTAGTCAGGCTTGAATACTTAATAGATCTTTGACTTGCAAATAATCTTAATAGAAATCACAAATCGAAAACCTCAGAATCACCAAAAGAATCCACATGCTGAACAGTTCTTCCTGTGCTTGATGGCCCACCTGTTCCATTTCCAAATTGTAAGAGAGTAATTGTGCTCTATCACAATATCCAAATTTTATACCAACTAAAAAGGCATGCAAATGAATGGCACTTCTATAAGATGAATACTATCACCTCATTTATTGACAGGTAATGAGCAACTTCATATACCATTACAAACTAAAATCATATTCATATTATTTATTGGTTAGGTTCAAGCAACAAACCTCAAAATGATCTTCAGTTTGAAAAGCCTAATCAAGTAACAAAACTTTTGAACTGAAAAATTCTGTTGAAATACAGAGCAACATGTAACATGTAGAATCTACTTTGACTGGCTGCATGTGGCTTTAATGTTGGTTTTCAGTATCCAAATATTATTTTGTTAAGTTTGGAGTTGAGATGAATTTCAAATCTAACTTACAATTTTATAGGGATTCAAATGCCACTTCTGTAAGATAAAAATCCTTAGAACTGTATGTCTATTGGACTGCCTTCTAAAGGAGGTCCGGTACTATTCAACCAGAAAGAGACTTAAAATGGTGTATTTGCACAAAAGATTGTCATCTGGGGAAAAAAATTGAATTCAAATGCTTTTTTTATTAACTTTGACTTCCAATGTTTCTTCAATTAGATCATGTAACCCATTTAACAAAAAGCACCCGTTACGATCACAAAGTTTTCCACAAACTAATCAAAGTTGTGAAATCACATGTTTATTATTTTGGGAGAGTACTAAGTTTGAAGTTTATGTCAGCTTTTGGAAAATAAATGGCACTTAGTGACTAGCAGAAAGAAAGTATATACTGTACCACAGCTTCAAACTGAATCCCAAACAACGATCAGACACAACCCCAAAGTAAGATAAATCAAATGCTAATTTATCAGCATTAAATTAGTTGCCCTGCTTTCTATTTCAAGTTTTTTTTCTCACCAAAAATTTGTTTATTACTAAAATAAGGACATGAAGTTTACGGCATCATTTTGCAAACCAACTTGGGAACTTAGTCAGCCGAAATACTGCATGCACTAACAGTGACGAACCcaggattttgtgcaagcgggttcaattttagaagtacataactttagtcgtaaaatagtagttgtcaagtgggttcaaataaaatatttatacaaaatttatacagcTTTAattctaatttatacatatacacagtattattttttgacgaagcgggttcagttgaacccgctagcCACCACGTGGGTCCGCCACTGTGCACTAAGGAGACAGAAAACATAGCTAGACTACACGCAACAGAACTAAAAGATCTAGTTATATATACAGAATCTACTTTCTCCAAGTTGAGCGATTGTATTGTCCAGCTACCTAAAACTGAATTATTTACTGCAGAAGGAGATACGCGATGTAATCAGCAATTCACTAAAAGTAATGGATATTCAATCTTAACAGAATCATGAAAAACTCAAAAGGGTATTCAAGGTCTGTAGCACAGTTGAACTGATAAAGAAACCAGCAGAAAATTTTCAGCGCTCAAATGGGAGTAAGAAATGGTGGGAAGAAAAATAGTACTAGTAGACAGCAGTACTGGAAAAACCCCATTAACCCAAACTTGGATCCCGTGTCATTGTGCATAACTTAATATGTAGAAACCATGTAAAACACAAAAGGGTATTCAAGTGTAGCACAATTAATGTGATTAAGAAACCAGCAGAAAATATCAAGTTAAAAAGCAAAAGGGAGCAGCAGTAATGATTAATAAAAAAGAGCAGACGTAAACAGCAGTACTAATTGTCATTGTGCATCAtctaaagggcagcccggtgcattaagctcccgctatgtgcaGGCTCCAAAGAAGGGCCGCACCAAATTGGGTTTTACATATGCAgccttaccttgcatttctgcaagaagCTGTTTCCGAGGCTTAAACATGTGACCTCCTGGTCTCACGGCGGTAACTTTTACCGTTGCGCCAAGGTTCCCCTTCTCCTAGTGCATCATTTGATCTTTAAAATCATGTACAACTTTGTTATCAAAAAGCAATTCAAGATTCTGTGGCACAGTTAAATATACAAGCAAACCACCAAAACAAGTGATCAAAAGGGAGTGCGAAGTGATGATTGAATAAAAAAGAGTTGAAGCAGATATCATTACTGGACAGTCATAGTGCATAATTTAATATTAAGAATTCATGTAAAACTCAAAGGATAATCAAGATCATGTAGCACAATTGAAGTGGTAAAGAAACCAGAACAAAAAATATCAAGTGATCAAATGGGTATGACAAGCGATGATAGAACGAAAAAAGATAAAGTAAATAGCATTGCCAATTTCATAGCGCATACTTAATCACAATAAATCAAGTAAAAACTCAAAGGGAATTCAAGATTCACTAGCACAGCTAGAGAAGCATAATAAACCAGCAAAATATTTGAAATGATCAGTCCAAGAAGTGGTGGCctaattggaaaaaaaaaatagtagtaCTGGATTGAACAGTGTGTTTAGCATTTTGGACGGCGAGTTCAATGAGACGGGGATCAAGAGAGGCCAAGCTATTAGGGTCCTGCAATTTCCTCTCAAGGAATTTGGCTAAAGCTGCTGCCTTGTTAGTCTTCATGGGTCCTCCAGGGTGAGCCAGCCTGCAACCCCCATATAccaaattaatcaatcaatcaactccACCTCACTCACAAACTAGTTGGGATAGGCTATCTATTATTAATCGCCTATATAGAGACCGATGTACTAGATAAGCTATGTGTTTGCCGAACCCACTAACTTTACTAATTTACTAAATAggaataaatattaaatttcgaATCCAGTTACTCATATGGTCAGTGGGCTATGGTGATATCCCAAACCCATAAAATTCAAATTCTGGATTCTCGTGTGGCCTATATTTATTCCTCTCTATAACCATATCTACATACATCTACTATATGCCTCAATCCCAAAAAATGTTGGGATCAACTGTTCAATTTCTGAATATCAAGTCTGCTATATAACCATTTACTCAGTAATCATTATTCATACAGAGATATTAGCGTCCTGGGGATCCGGgccttttttttaaatttaatttttggcTTTATTATACCTGGGCTGAGGACGAGAAGAAGAGGGAGCAGAAGGGAGCGGCGCGAATTTGCTTCCCCGAAGTGCCTTTTTCTCTTCTTCAGTCAGTTCCATATTTCTCTATATTCTTCTCTCCAACTTCGCCGGAGCAAAATTTCTTTATAAGCAAGTAGGGCACAACGCCGGCGAAGTAACTTTTCTTTCTTCCCCCAGCAAAAAAAGACACCAGTTCTACCTATTATATGACGTCGTTTTTGTGCTCCGGGTTTTTTACACAAAATAGCCAGTTATTGTGTAGAAATGACACCAGATAGCTATTCTAAAGGGCcgctatttaggaattagccagTGCGTTgtgaatttcagtttttcagtttaaatatttttagtttaaaatttcaggacaaaataagtatTAGTTAATCCCTAAATAGCATCCCTGAAAATGACTATATGTGCACTTGGCCCAGTTATTGTGGACATTGATTATAACAAGATTATACACAACCGCTATTTAGGTTAGTGTTTCTATCCTGCCTTATAATTAAAAGATAATTATAATTAAAAGGGAATATTTGCAGCAATAATCACTCTTAATGTTATTATTTAAAACATAACCACCGTTAAAAAATTAAGGCAGAATGAGCTAGGAGACACTTGTACTTGTTTTGAATTGTCATCTCGGTCCCTACACTTCATAAAGTTTTATCCAGACACCTCAACTTAATCAAAACAAGACTTTTAAACCCCTTCGGATTCATGTGATGCTCACTTACTTGATGTGGATGACAAATCAGCATCCACATCAaccaaaataatattatttaacaaaattttaatttcataaataaaaataaattaaaaaaagcaaaaaactaaaattaaagaaaaatccCTCCTCTCTTCTTCAAACCCACCCACTCAACCTTCTTAAAAGAATAACGCCACCTGCCATGGCTCCTCCACCATGAGTACCACCACCTCCAATATCGATTCTTCTTTCTTATAATCTAACATTCACTTCACTTTTAAAGAAAGTTATCTATCCATGAAAAATCCTCTTGAAAAATACATGAGCAGAGAATTAATTCTTTTGAATTTTGACTTATTCCTCTACCCTAATTTGGAAGGGCTGTGAAAAAATTTGAAAGCTTAGACCACCGAAAAAAATGGAGGAGCCATAGAGAATAGGAAGATAACATAATGAAAGAAGAAATACACACCAAAGAGAAAATCTAATGGAAGAAGGGATgaagaaagatgaagaaaaagggaaagaagaagaagaataggaGGGGGAGGGGTGCGGTAGAACCAAGGGGGAGgggataagaagaagaagaagaagaagaagagaagaggcGGGGGTGGCAGAACGAAGGGGGAGGGTAGATATGAAGAAGAATAGAGAAGGGTGGAGGGGAACTATGCtagtatttcttttatttttttattttttatttattttttaataaagaaAAATCATCAACTCACGCATCGCGCATCGAATGCGCGTGTAAGTCACTCATTTTGTCCACTTCAGCCATACTAATGCCACATAAGCTTGGTCAACGGTCAGAAGGGTTTAAAAGTTTTATTTTGATCAAGTTGAGGTATGTGGATGAAACTTTATGAAGTATAGGGACATGGATGATAATCTGAAACTAGTACAAGTGTCTCTCAAGCTATTCCACCAAAAATTAATACAACTTTAGTCCACCATCTAACGCACCGCTCATCACTCCCTCTACCATTCTCAAAGCAGAACTCAACTGGACCAAGAATAACATTTGCGTGCTTTTATATATAACTAGTGAACGTGAATCGGAGTCCGAAATCAAAGTAGAGTGAAACTTTTTCAAAAGAACTAGAATAATAccaaaaaaatgataaaaactaaaGTAGCTTTAGCGCATGGTATACCGTATACATACGCTACACAAGCCTTGCCTAACGTACCAGGCTAACGGCCGTTCgcccatttttattttattttttggggtGAAATAACGTAACGCATGTTTACCAATTTTTTTGTGCAAACAAAGCAAATTTTCACGTTTTGCTTCAATCTGTATGTTTGCACCTAATGCTGATATTATAAAGAAACTTCATTGAATATTTCCTTTCTTCCTTGAATCATATGCTGCTTGCTTTACCTTTTTGTCCTCTCCTTAGGCTAAGAATGTCTTTCCATATATCTTAATCTTTCTCTTTTCtaaaattatataataaaaaaatagacAAGATTATTCTATACTAGACCCCCTAAAGTTACCGACACGGAACCAAAATGATGCAAAATTAGATTCAACACACAAAAAATAGGTAGAAAAAAAAGTTGTTGACAACATATAGCGCATGTaaatgcgctataccttaacggccaGAACTTCGTTAAAGTATAGCGCATGAAATACATATGCTATATCTGAATGTGAAAAGTCGGTCAAATTATTTTAATTGACTCGGTATAGCGCATGAATTACATGCGCTATACCTGAACGTGAAAAGTCGGTCAAATTATTTTAATTGACTCGGTATAGCGAATGAATTACATGCGCTATACCTGAACGTGAATAGGCGGTCAAGTATTACATGCgctataaatatttaaatatagcCATCTTCTTCCTTGACAGAAACAAAATAGAAACGATCCCCCCTCCCCATTTTTTAAAGCAAAACTCCATTGGAACCCACAATCTTCCCCGAAATCTTGTGTCGTTCATATTTTATCGATCAAAAACCCGATTCAAGGCTGCCCACCTACGAACTCACTCATAAGGAAACTCATCAAGTAGGTCTTTCGAATCTTTCAAGTACTGGCGAAACTTTAATTAAAGACCTTCCAGTGCCCTTTCGTTTGGTCCCTTCGTGGAGTGGAACTCGCTTAGTGCTCAATTCGGTAGTTAAAGCGGCATATTTACTCCgttcaaaaatattcaaaaataagTATTTCGAAACACTCTTTTAGTATAagttttataatataatatatatttgtgTAATTGGTTGGTAGTAATGTATTGCATGATTTTGtgcttattttgtattttttttatccGAATTAATTTAATGTTTGGGAATTttgtgtgaaaattatttattataCTTTTGTTATATAGTTGTTGAATATTTTATGTTAGTTATTGATTATTTTAATAATTGTACAACAATAATATGTGCATGTAATATTATTTAGTGCCCTTTAGTGATGTCCTTTAATATAGTAGAACTATAAATACGTTA
Protein-coding sequences here:
- the LOC104113007 gene encoding nucleolar protein 58, producing the protein MELTEEEKKALRGSKFAPLPSAPSSSRPQPRLAHPGGPMKTNKAAALAKFLERKLQDPNSLASLDPRLIELAVQNAKHTVQSSGPSSTGRTVQHVDSFGDSEGSAEEEENIKISVSKKSKKNKKRKKKLKKEKQHKKLEESSNGMAKKRKKQLKL